In Bombus terrestris unplaced genomic scaffold, iyBomTerr1.2, whole genome shotgun sequence, the genomic stretch GTTTTCGACTGAAGAGGGTTCGACGCTGGAGGAGCTAAGAAATAAGCTCGCACGTCTGAATCTGCCGATATCTGGTTCGAAGTCAGTGCTGATGGCCAGGCTGAACCGAGCGTATAAGGCTGGTCAATCAACTCCGAAGGAATCGAAGCGCGATGAAGAATCGGTAAATCAGCGAGACCTACGGAGTGGGCAGAGAGCTGAGCCCGATTAGGATGGAGACGAAGACCTCGAGAAGCTGAGGACGAAGGAGTTGAGAGCCTGCCTCGCTAGCTTGGGGTTAAAGGTCACAGGGAGAAAATCTGAACTACGCGCACGGCTACAGGCGGCCCTGGAAAGAGACAACGTATCGTCGGAAGAAGAAAGCGACGACGAAAGTGACAATGAAGAAGATGAGAgagacgtgataaaacacgaggGAGGTACGCGAGCGATGTGCTCGGACCGTGATAAATATCGCCAAAAGGCAGGTACCGTCTCGGTATTAAGCTTTAAAGATGTCGAAGACGCACTAGAATTGTTTAGCGGCGACAAAGGTGAAAACGTGAAGCGATGGTTCGAATCATTCGAAGAAATCGCGGACACGTGTATGTGGTCGGACGGTCAGAAGGCAGTCTACGCTAGGAAGCTGCTGAGGGGATCGGCGAAAATATTCGCAAGCTTCGAATGCCATGCCAGGACTTGGCATGAGCTGAAGAACGGACTAATCAGAGAGTTCTCCAGAACGTCCAACAGTAGGCAAGTACACCAAAAGCTTAGagagacgagaaagaaaagcgacgaGGCGTGCTTGGCCTACATGTATCGCATGCTGGAAATAGCCAGTCATGCCTATATAGAGGAAGAAGTCAAAGTAGAATACGTCATAGACGGGATAACGGACGAAGAAGTCCATAAATCTATGCTGTATGGTGCTGCATCCATTAAGGAGTTAAGGAAGAGGCTAATCGCGTACGAGGAACAGAAGAGCCGAAGGACGAAGTCGGTTGCGAAGCTGGCCAGAGTTGAGAGAAACAACAGTCCCAATCAAGGTGGAAGTGCGAGAAAGACGCGCTGCTACAATTGCGGCGATAAAGCACATGTAAGCGCGGATTGCCCGAACGGATCGAGAGGTCCTAAGTGCTTCAAGTGTAGAGAGTACGGACACCTCGCATCGAGATGCAGCGATCTGGGTAAGTCCCCTAAAGAGGTTTGTAATACGCAGAAGTCGCTGCGAGCGGGTTGTAAAAGTGTTAGAATTGGAAATTGCGAACTGAGCGCGTTGATAGATACCGGTAGCCAATTAGCCCTGATGCGGGCGGATCAACATGCCAAAATTTGAGCGCCCAAATTAATTCGGGAAATTATCGAGTTTCGCAGTATCGGATCCGAGAACAATCTTACGCTCGGGAAATTTTCAACGGATATTGTCATAGATGATgagttatatcatataacggtgCATGTAGTTCCGAACACTATGATGCACCGTTCGTTGATAATAGGCacagacttcctggataccgtTGAGATGAACAGGAGgaggggagatatctccattTTCAGATTAAAAGACGAAAACTCCGATGGGATTCCGGAAGTTTTTAAAGTAGACACAGAGACGGGGGCGCGTGGAGTAGATTTATCCCATGTCGAAAACGTGCACCATAAGCAGACAGTAGAGAGTTTAATCCGAAACTATAGGTCACAGAAAACGCGTGAAGTAGGAatcaaaatgaatataatactGCATGACGATATTCCGGTTTACGAAAGGCCGCGAAGACTATCTCCACAAGACAAGGTCGAGGTCGACAAACAGATCAAAATGTGGCTGGAGGACGGAATAATACGTCAATCACATTCCGACTATGCCAGTCCGATCGTTTTGGTCAAAAAGAAAGACGGCTCGACTAGAATTTGCGTCGATTATagacaattaaataaaaaggtaGTAAAAGATAGATACCCACTGCCCTTGATCGAAGACCAACTAGATCCGCTACAGGGCTCGAGGGTATTTAGCACGTTGGATCTTAAGAACGGATTTTTTCATGTTCCTATTGGGGAAAGTAGCAGGAAGTGTACAGCGTTCGTAGCCCCCACAGGCCAGTATGAATTCCTTAAAATGTCTTTTGGATTGTGCAATTCGCCAGCCGTctttcagaaatatataaacgCAGTTTTTAAAGAGTTGATCGCGACAGGAGTGGTGCTGACGTACATGGACGATCTGATCGTGCCGTCGACTGACTTTTCGAGTGGAATAGAGAAACTAAGCACAGTGCTGCGTGTTGCTAGTGAACACGGACTACTCGTAAACTGGAGTAAATGTCGATTCCTACAAACGAGAATAGAATATTTGGGCCACATCATCGAGGGCGGTAACATTCAACCATCTGAATGCAAAACCAAGGCCGTTGCTAATTTTCCGGAGCCCCGATCGGCTAGAGATGTTCAGAGTTTCCTGGGCTTAGAGGGATACATTAGGAAGTTTGTGCCCCG encodes the following:
- the LOC125387015 gene encoding uncharacterized protein LOC125387015 is translated as MCSDRDKYRQKAGTVSVLSFKDVEDALELFSGDKGENVKRWFESFEEIADTCMWSDGQKAVYARKLLRGSAKIFASFECHARTWHELKNGLIREFSRTSNSRQVHQKLRETRKKSDEACLAYMYRMLEIASHAYIEEEVKVEYVIDGITDEEVHKSMLYGAASIKELRKRLIAYEEQKSRRTKSVAKLARVERNNSPNQGGSARKTRCYNCGDKAHVSADCPNGSRGPKCFKCREYGHLASRCSDLGKSPKEVCNTQKSLRAGCKSVRIGNCELSALIDTGSQLALMRADQHAKI